A DNA window from Bacteroidota bacterium contains the following coding sequences:
- a CDS encoding TlpA family protein disulfide reductase: MNRRISNVEMKTIFLAFAVCLIPYTFCLSQTVTIKGKADSSYLSSANTIDAYTYDDYISYREKELASSKLDEKGNFILSFSISEPTYIYLMVDNAKAEMVCEPNKTYDITFLTKDSDAVNTLSIAVPAELEFNNSNKTELNYLLADFSNRYESFLEDHRGMIAKKESAIFGKIDTMKTLFKKKYYLYNNSYLNNHIEYTFASLVASIALKGDEKVFNNYIEGKPIQLGNYDYMTFLNQFYSSISNSFMNNSKTQTEVEKQIFSSLKDYYKQNKFIANDSICEMVILKSLAEYSRYPSAYKINAVLAILEQASKQCKSEANRRSAENLKKKLSVMNVGKPAPQLFFQNMDGKSVSLSNFKGKYVYLTFWASWSATSTQELTLIPELKKLYGSKITFVSICIDKKQETMKVFLQKNPKLDTGKNGAGWNFLYCDNYKKAKEEFNVLAVPTYFMLDPKGNVYKSPAPNPIDIEPVFIKIKKKQQ, translated from the coding sequence ATGAACCGTAGAATATCAAATGTGGAAATGAAAACTATTTTCCTTGCTTTTGCCGTATGCCTTATACCTTATACCTTTTGTCTTTCCCAAACCGTTACCATAAAAGGCAAAGCTGACTCAAGTTATCTTTCCTCGGCAAATACAATTGACGCATATACTTATGACGATTATATTTCTTATCGCGAAAAAGAATTAGCAAGCAGCAAACTTGACGAGAAAGGAAATTTCATCCTAAGTTTTTCTATTTCAGAACCTACATACATTTATTTAATGGTTGACAATGCCAAAGCGGAAATGGTTTGTGAGCCGAACAAAACATATGACATTACTTTTCTTACAAAGGATTCTGATGCGGTAAACACGCTCAGCATTGCCGTTCCCGCTGAGCTGGAATTCAATAATTCAAATAAAACAGAACTGAATTATCTTTTGGCTGATTTTTCAAACCGATATGAATCATTTCTGGAAGACCATCGCGGAATGATTGCAAAAAAAGAATCAGCTATCTTCGGAAAGATTGACACCATGAAAACTCTTTTCAAAAAGAAATATTATCTGTATAATAATTCTTATCTGAACAATCATATTGAATACACATTCGCATCGCTGGTGGCAAGCATTGCTTTGAAAGGAGATGAGAAGGTTTTCAATAACTACATTGAAGGAAAACCCATTCAACTTGGCAATTACGATTATATGACTTTCCTTAACCAATTTTATTCTTCAATATCAAACAGTTTTATGAATAATTCTAAAACACAGACTGAAGTTGAAAAACAGATTTTCTCCTCGCTTAAGGATTATTACAAGCAAAATAAGTTTATTGCAAACGATTCCATTTGCGAAATGGTTATTTTAAAATCACTTGCTGAATATTCTCGCTATCCATCTGCTTACAAAATAAATGCTGTGCTGGCGATTCTGGAGCAGGCAAGCAAACAATGTAAGTCAGAAGCAAATCGCAGAAGCGCTGAAAATCTGAAGAAGAAATTATCCGTGATGAATGTTGGAAAGCCAGCACCTCAGCTTTTTTTCCAGAATATGGATGGGAAATCAGTTTCACTTTCCAATTTTAAAGGGAAATATGTTTACCTCACATTTTGGGCTTCGTGGAGCGCTACCAGCACGCAGGAATTAACACTGATCCCCGAATTGAAAAAATTATACGGAAGCAAAATCACTTTCGTAAGTATCTGTATTGATAAAAAACAGGAGACGATGAAAGTTTTTCTTCAGAAAAACCCCAAACTTGACACCGGCAAAAATGGGGCTGGCTGGAATTTTCTTTACTGCGACAATTATAAAAAAGCAAAAGAAGAATTCAATGTGCTTGCTGTTCCAACTTACTTCATGCTTGACCCAAAAGGAAATGTTTACAAATCGCCCGCTCCCAATCCAATTGATATAGAGCCCGTGTTCATCAAGATTAAAAAGAAGCAGCAGTAA
- a CDS encoding NUDIX domain-containing protein: MYKVFSGEKCIMISGRKILRDEKNSKVIEFKSAEELHREYKAFAKQTRVKKLIVIGDEVIIWKVFRSLFAYIESSGGVVRNDRGSLLMIYRNRHWDLPKGKIEKGEASDQTALREVEEECGVKNLRITSELMLTHHIFFQDKHEWIKRTYWYEMTCCDNTKPKPQTEEGILKVEWMSKDEVKKVWSKIYPSLREVLTAASF; encoded by the coding sequence ATGTATAAAGTTTTTTCAGGCGAGAAGTGCATAATGATTTCCGGCAGGAAAATTTTAAGAGATGAGAAAAACTCGAAAGTGATTGAATTCAAATCAGCCGAAGAACTTCATAGAGAATACAAAGCATTTGCTAAACAAACGAGAGTGAAAAAATTAATTGTTATTGGAGATGAAGTAATAATCTGGAAGGTGTTTCGCTCCCTGTTTGCATATATTGAATCATCGGGGGGAGTAGTGCGGAATGACAGAGGAAGCCTGCTCATGATTTACCGAAACAGACATTGGGATTTGCCGAAAGGAAAAATAGAAAAAGGAGAAGCGTCCGACCAAACCGCTCTTCGCGAAGTGGAGGAAGAGTGCGGAGTGAAAAATCTGAGAATTACCAGCGAGTTAATGCTCACGCATCATATTTTCTTTCAGGACAAGCACGAGTGGATCAAACGCACCTATTGGTATGAAATGACTTGCTGCGATAACACGAAACCAAAACCCCAGACAGAAGAAGGAATTTTAAAAGTGGAATGGATGAGTAAGGATGAAGTGAAAAAAGTGTGGAGCAAGATTTATCCGTCTTTGAGGGAAGTTCTTACTGCTGCTTCTTTTTAA
- a CDS encoding orotate phosphoribosyltransferase, translated as MIVSQDTAVKIAEHLLQIKAIKLQPYKPFIWASGWKAPIYCDNRRTLSYPKIRNYLRDQFIKVIQEKMGKPDVICGVATGGIAHGMMIADTLNLPFCYVRAEAKVHGLTNLIEGVVGAGQKVVIVEDLISTGKSSLKAVTSLRNAGCTVQGMISIFTYNFKISADAFKKEKCPVFHLCDYETLTKEALKKGVITKADIALLKSWREAPEKWGQDGKEPVRPMGGMK; from the coding sequence ATGATCGTAAGTCAGGATACCGCAGTAAAAATAGCGGAGCATCTTTTGCAAATTAAAGCAATTAAATTACAGCCCTACAAACCATTCATATGGGCATCGGGCTGGAAAGCGCCTATCTACTGCGACAACAGACGTACGCTCTCGTATCCGAAGATCAGAAATTATTTGCGCGACCAGTTCATCAAAGTCATTCAGGAAAAAATGGGAAAACCCGATGTGATTTGCGGTGTTGCAACCGGTGGAATCGCGCACGGAATGATGATTGCCGATACGCTGAATCTTCCGTTCTGCTATGTGCGTGCCGAAGCAAAAGTTCACGGACTGACGAACCTTATTGAAGGAGTGGTGGGTGCCGGTCAAAAAGTCGTCATAGTTGAAGATTTGATTTCAACTGGAAAAAGTTCTCTCAAAGCAGTTACTTCGCTGCGCAACGCAGGATGCACCGTACAGGGAATGATTTCCATTTTCACTTATAATTTCAAGATTTCTGCTGATGCATTCAAAAAAGAAAAATGCCCCGTGTTTCATCTCTGCGATTACGAAACCCTCACTAAAGAAGCGCTCAAGAAAGGAGTAATCACCAAGGCAGATATCGCTCTGCTGAAATCCTGGCGCGAAGCTCCTGAAAAGTGGGGGCAAGATGGAAAAGAGCCCGTTCGGCCAATGGGAGGAATGAAATAA
- a CDS encoding SRPBCC family protein: MRIESDKSEINKPASEVFSFLSDFNNFQKLMPEQVTNWKSTADECSFTISGMATIGMKIIEKIPNTLVKISSAPALVGTSSKMPLDFTLGIYLTETAPVQCTGQFIFESDINPMMKMMLEKPLTKFFNFLAWKMKEIS; the protein is encoded by the coding sequence ATGCGCATTGAAAGTGATAAATCCGAAATCAATAAACCTGCATCAGAAGTTTTTTCTTTCCTCAGTGATTTTAATAATTTTCAGAAACTGATGCCCGAGCAGGTGACTAATTGGAAAAGCACTGCCGATGAATGTTCTTTCACCATCAGCGGTATGGCAACGATAGGAATGAAGATTATTGAGAAAATTCCGAATACGTTAGTGAAAATTTCTTCCGCTCCCGCGTTAGTCGGCACAAGTTCTAAAATGCCATTGGATTTTACATTAGGCATCTATCTCACTGAAACTGCTCCCGTTCAATGCACAGGGCAATTCATCTTTGAATCCGATATCAACCCTATGATGAAGATGATGCTGGAAAAACCATTGACTAAATTTTTTAATTTTTTAGCGTGGAAGATGAAAGAGATTTCATAA
- a CDS encoding biotin--[acetyl-CoA-carboxylase] ligase, producing MKTLFTGQYCIKLDKTDSTNSHLIELLATDNLPEGAVVITKKQERGRGQRGTNWESESGKNLTLSILLKPTFLKPDEQFVLSKAIAVAVADFIISLIPRPLSLASVKIKWPNDIYIGNKKVAGILIENSVSGNSLCHSIIGIGINVNQEKFSAELLNPTSMKLETGKEFHLEECFEQLCSCIEKRYLQLRNHSKEIDSDYLKNIYRFDEWANYNYKGEIIKARIIGVSKIGKLVLEREGGEVLECDVKEISFL from the coding sequence ATGAAGACGCTTTTTACCGGACAATATTGTATCAAACTTGATAAAACAGACTCCACAAATTCTCATTTGATAGAATTATTAGCAACAGATAACCTTCCGGAGGGAGCAGTAGTGATTACTAAGAAGCAAGAACGGGGGAGGGGACAGCGCGGTACGAATTGGGAAAGCGAGTCAGGTAAAAATCTTACACTCAGCATTTTGCTTAAACCGACCTTCCTCAAGCCTGATGAGCAGTTTGTGTTGAGTAAGGCAATTGCAGTGGCGGTAGCAGACTTTATTATTTCTCTCATCCCTCGTCCCTTGTCACTTGCCTCTGTTAAAATTAAGTGGCCTAACGACATTTATATCGGAAACAAAAAAGTCGCTGGCATACTGATTGAAAACTCCGTAAGCGGCAATTCTTTGTGCCATTCAATAATTGGAATCGGAATAAATGTGAATCAGGAAAAATTTTCTGCTGAACTTCTAAATCCGACCTCGATGAAATTAGAAACAGGAAAAGAATTTCATTTAGAAGAATGCTTTGAGCAACTTTGCTCATGCATTGAAAAAAGATATTTGCAACTACGAAACCATTCTAAAGAAATTGATTCAGATTATCTGAAAAATATTTATCGCTTTGATGAATGGGCAAATTACAATTATAAAGGAGAAATTATAAAAGCAAGAATTATTGGTGTTTCAAAAATTGGAAAATTAGTTTTGGAAAGAGAGGGAGGAGAAGTGCTAGAATGCGATGTGAAGGAAATATCTTTTTTATGA
- the rsfS gene encoding ribosome silencing factor has product MTVKLKNTKKKQATSTELIRHAVKGIEEKKGSDIVCINLKKIPNSACDYFLICEGNSRTQVQAIAGSVEEMVKQNTGSRPWHVEGLQNAEWVLMDYVDVAVHIFQPEARSHYNLENMWADADIKEIKEEVTRKETVKKKTKKKIVKAKKKVVKRKIKRKK; this is encoded by the coding sequence ATGACTGTAAAACTGAAGAACACGAAGAAAAAACAGGCGACTTCAACTGAATTAATCCGACACGCTGTTAAAGGCATTGAAGAAAAAAAAGGAAGCGACATCGTCTGCATCAACCTTAAAAAAATTCCGAATTCTGCCTGTGATTATTTTCTGATTTGCGAAGGAAATTCACGCACGCAGGTACAGGCGATTGCGGGAAGCGTTGAAGAGATGGTAAAACAAAATACAGGCAGCCGCCCCTGGCACGTGGAGGGTTTGCAGAATGCGGAATGGGTTTTGATGGATTATGTGGATGTGGCTGTACATATTTTTCAGCCTGAAGCACGAAGCCACTACAATCTTGAAAACATGTGGGCAGATGCCGACATTAAAGAAATAAAAGAAGAAGTGACAAGAAAAGAAACAGTAAAGAAAAAAACTAAAAAGAAAATTGTAAAAGCAAAGAAAAAAGTTGTAAAAAGAAAAATCAAGCGTAAAAAATAA
- a CDS encoding ATP-dependent metallopeptidase FtsH/Yme1/Tma family protein, translating to MANEQNIKNEVKKPEGKKELDPKEQLKKIKNKLPKGSGNFNFYWIYIVILVGLALMWFPNFTDNTQKIEWPDFVENVLKTGDVRKIVIVNDQSAEIYIKTDRLKEAKYEKVRERPITKELNPGPHFMMKVEKESFTRQLDEAQKNLDQKDRVLPSSENRTGMSEYMGWILPLLLIIGVWFLLMRRMTGGTGGGGPGGIFNIGKSKAALYDKDTQVNITFNDVAGLEEAKIEIKEIVDFLKSPKKYTELGAKIPKGALLVGAPGTGKTLLAKAVAGEAKVPFFSLSGSDFVEMFVGVGASRVRDLFRQAKEKAPCIIFIDEIDGIGRARGRGPIQGGNDERESTLNQLLTEMDGFGTNSGVILLAATNRADILDRALLRAGRFDRQIYVDLPDLQERDQIFKVHIKPLKLGKDVDTAFLAKQTPGFSGADIANICNEAALIAARKNKKDVERQDFLDAVDRVIGGLEKKNKIVSSEEKKVIAYHEAGHATVSWLLEHASPLIKVTIVPRGKSLGAAWYLPEERQITTKDQMLDEICAALGGRAAEEVVFGKVSTGALSDLEKVTKQSYAMVMYYGLNEKIGNISYYDSTGTYENSFHKPYSEKTAERFDMEVKEILETAYIRAKDILTKHKDKLTKLAQYLLDKEVIFKEDLEEIFGKRLYDSAEEREEKHMKKIVASENSKSTIAKNENNSNGSNGTEEKKSDEPTPNDSKDSDEKKQTTLF from the coding sequence ATGGCGAATGAACAAAATATAAAAAACGAAGTGAAAAAACCAGAGGGCAAAAAAGAACTTGACCCAAAGGAGCAGTTGAAGAAGATTAAGAACAAGCTTCCTAAAGGTTCCGGTAATTTTAATTTCTACTGGATTTACATAGTGATTCTTGTTGGACTCGCACTGATGTGGTTTCCGAATTTTACGGACAACACTCAAAAAATTGAGTGGCCTGATTTTGTAGAGAATGTACTCAAGACAGGCGATGTGCGCAAGATTGTGATTGTGAATGATCAATCTGCGGAAATTTATATCAAGACAGACCGCCTGAAAGAAGCCAAATATGAAAAAGTGCGAGAGCGACCAATTACCAAAGAATTAAATCCCGGTCCTCACTTCATGATGAAAGTAGAAAAAGAATCTTTCACTCGCCAATTGGATGAAGCTCAAAAAAATCTGGACCAGAAAGACCGCGTTCTTCCCAGCAGCGAAAATCGCACAGGCATGAGTGAATACATGGGCTGGATACTTCCACTTCTTTTAATCATTGGCGTTTGGTTTTTATTGATGCGAAGAATGACCGGAGGAACAGGAGGCGGAGGTCCCGGTGGAATTTTCAACATCGGAAAATCAAAAGCCGCACTCTATGACAAAGACACGCAGGTGAACATCACGTTCAACGATGTGGCGGGATTGGAAGAAGCAAAAATAGAAATCAAAGAGATTGTAGATTTTCTAAAGAGCCCGAAAAAATATACTGAACTTGGAGCAAAAATTCCAAAAGGCGCTCTGCTTGTTGGCGCTCCGGGAACAGGAAAAACTTTATTAGCGAAAGCAGTTGCAGGAGAAGCGAAAGTTCCTTTCTTTTCTCTTTCAGGTTCGGATTTCGTAGAAATGTTTGTGGGCGTAGGAGCATCGCGCGTACGAGATTTATTCCGCCAGGCAAAAGAAAAAGCTCCGTGCATAATTTTCATAGATGAAATTGACGGTATTGGGCGCGCGCGCGGAAGAGGACCCATTCAGGGAGGGAACGATGAGCGCGAAAGCACGCTCAATCAGCTGCTCACAGAAATGGACGGCTTCGGAACAAACAGCGGTGTAATTCTTCTTGCTGCAACCAACCGCGCAGATATTCTTGACAGAGCATTGCTCCGTGCCGGAAGATTTGACCGGCAGATTTATGTTGACCTCCCCGATTTGCAAGAGCGCGATCAGATTTTCAAAGTGCACATCAAGCCGCTCAAACTCGGAAAAGATGTTGATACCGCATTTCTTGCCAAACAAACTCCCGGATTTTCAGGCGCTGACATTGCTAATATCTGCAACGAAGCCGCCCTGATTGCTGCCAGAAAAAATAAAAAAGATGTGGAACGTCAGGATTTTCTTGACGCAGTTGACAGAGTGATTGGCGGGTTGGAAAAGAAAAATAAAATTGTTTCTTCTGAAGAAAAAAAAGTAATCGCTTATCACGAAGCGGGTCACGCAACAGTAAGCTGGCTGCTGGAACATGCAAGCCCACTTATAAAAGTCACCATAGTTCCGCGCGGAAAATCACTCGGAGCTGCCTGGTATCTTCCTGAAGAACGGCAAATCACTACCAAAGATCAAATGCTGGATGAAATCTGCGCTGCGTTGGGCGGGCGCGCTGCAGAAGAGGTGGTTTTCGGAAAAGTTTCCACGGGTGCACTCAGCGATCTGGAAAAAGTTACCAAGCAATCGTACGCCATGGTGATGTATTACGGACTGAATGAAAAAATAGGGAACATAAGTTATTATGATTCCACTGGCACGTATGAAAATTCTTTTCATAAACCATACAGCGAAAAAACTGCTGAACGGTTTGACATGGAAGTGAAAGAAATTCTGGAAACTGCTTATATTAGAGCGAAAGACATCCTCACCAAACACAAAGATAAATTAACAAAACTCGCTCAGTATTTATTAGACAAGGAAGTTATTTTTAAAGAAGACCTGGAAGAAATTTTTGGCAAGCGCCTCTATGATTCTGCCGAAGAAAGAGAGGAAAAGCATATGAAAAAAATAGTAGCTTCTGAAAACAGCAAGTCTACTATAGCTAAAAATGAAAACAATTCGAATGGAAGCAATGGCACGGAAGAAAAAAAATCTGATGAGCCCACACCGAATGATTCTAAAGATTCAGATGAAAAGAAACAAACCACTCTATTCTGA